In the Podospora bellae-mahoneyi strain CBS 112042 chromosome 4, whole genome shotgun sequence genome, one interval contains:
- a CDS encoding hypothetical protein (EggNog:ENOG503P91C; COG:S), with translation MFNLKTTILIAMGVLSATAAPAVDTSSDSNITARQNTAFVLACQNTRWGNPCQTFGSNPGSCFNVPGSYNDRISSIRNLDKSRFHCVWYEHSNCEGRSYGNQEDANLHDGNGFFSDRISSWRCNTRQFRTAAGGSGAMEVAEQQ, from the exons ATGTTCAATCTGAagaccaccatcctcatcgccatgGGCGTCCTCTCAGCCACCGCTGCCCCTGCAGTGGATACCTCATCTGACAGCAACATCACGGCTCGTCAGAACACGGCCTTTGTGTTGGCCTGCCAGAACACTCGCTGGGGCAACCCATGCCAAACCTTTGGATCCAACCCCGGTTCATGCT tcAATGTCCCCGGCAGCTACAATGACCGCATCAGCTCCATCCGCAACCTTGACAAGAGCCGCTTCCACTGTGTCTGGTATGA ACACTCCAACTGCGAAGGCCGCTCTTACGGTAACCAGGAGGATGCCAATCTTCACGATGGCAACGGCTTCTTCAGCGACCGCATCAGCTCCTGGCGTTGCAACACCAGACAGTTTCGCACAGCAGCTGGCGGCTCTGGTGCTATGGAGGTGGCTGAGCAGCAGTAG
- a CDS encoding hypothetical protein (EggNog:ENOG503P91C; COG:S), with protein sequence MFSIKTFVTLLALGGVSVSAAPAAVDSDTVVALDDTAYVWACQNTNWGQPCRLLEGLAGQCIGIPGDWDNSISAIRNQDKGRFQCVWYEHYDCQGASYSNQEDAKLNDGNGFWNDRISSWRCNRKQFRTAEAENATKVEA encoded by the exons ATGTTCAGCATCAAGACCTTCGTCACTcttctcgccctcggcggcgTCTCTGTCTCTGCTGCTCCCGCGGCCGTCGACAGCGACACCGTTGTCGCTCTTGACGACACTGCCTATGTCTGGGCTTGCCAGAACACCAACTGGGGCCAACCGTGCCGCCTCCTCGAAGGTCTTGCAGGCCAGTGCA TTGGTATCCCCGGCGACTGGGACAACTCCATCAGCGCCATCCGCAACCAGGACAAGGGTCGCTTCCAGTGCGTGTGGTATGA GCATTACGACTGCCAGGGCGCTAGCTACAGCAACCAGGAGGATGCCAAGCTTAACGACGGCAACGGTTTCTGGAACGACCGCATCAGCTCCTGGCGCTGCAACCGCAAGCAGTTCCGCACTGCTGAGGCCGAGAACGCCACTAAGGTCGAGGCCTAA